The DNA sequence agtttgtgagccccctccccatcccaaaaataaatgttcaccTAGATTACCTGAACCAAATGCCTGTGCGAAAATATTCACGCCTGCGTGGCCTTCCCACATCTCCCTGATGTCACCCTATTGATTAATGATCGCacgccgtcttttttttttttagctccacAGGTGAGATGTTACAGTAGCAGACATGAGGAGCTATGCCATTTTCATGTAATGAGCTGTGCAGTTTACATATTTCTCCTAGCAAGGTTGATGAAACGAACACGGAGGTTCAGGGCTCAGTTTGACAGATGCTGGCGTCGGCCATGCGGGCGCATCTGCTCGAGCCGCTCAAGTCGTGCCCGTGTGCTTTTTGCAGGAGAAGGACATCACCTGGGGCAAGCTGCTGActatggaggaggaggacctgGCGAAGGTACGGGGTGACCGCAACCACTGTCGGTGCGCATGAGGATGAGGGCGGGTGATGTCGCACATGCGCACGTACGACATGTGATCCGCGCCAGGGAGCCTCACCTGATGTTTGAGCGCCTTTTGGGGAATTTAAAACGCTGCGTCGATGGAAAGTAGAACAAGCGTCTGCAACACCGAAAGGGACAAAGCCGCACGTCAAACAAGCATGAcccgtgatttttattttgacttccgGTACCTTATACCGAAAGTGTGTTGTCGTCGCGACCTGCTTTAATAAAACTTaagaactattttttttaaagtgttttaaaaGGAATTATTAGAGCCTGTGAAGGCTGGGAGACGAGAGGGTCAAACTATGAGAAACTGAGACCGCTCACTAAAAGTGAGCTTTGATAGGTTTGTGAAAGTCTCGTGCATGTATGCCTGAAGCGATGCAAATAAGATAAAAGAAGGTTAATTTTATGATACGATACTGTATTTATGCTGAAAGGTTGGAATCACCGAAGCTGCGGACCGGCAGAAGGTTCTGAGCACTGTGCAGCAGATGCACTTGGACAGATTGGACTTGGACACAATCGAGCAACTCGGAGTGACTGACAGCGGGTTTGTATCATGCCTTCATCAGCAAACACCTCACGCCAGATTGATTCACTACttgcaaattcattcatttgctcgtgttaaaaaaaacaacaaccaacaacTCAATTTTTCACTGAAAAACTTTTGTGGCGCTTGGTGAAGTGAAGGGGGCAGAATTCATTTTCAAAGGCCATCGTCCCGTCTGTCTCTATCTAAAATActactttgccaccatcttaaGTTACCGATAggcaattagattttttttttgaggggtgttAATTAGCccccaaatgtcatttttggctGCAGTGCTCCATCCCTATCCCGGGCGgacactgtatatatttctaGCATCGAGCCAGTCTTCTGCCCTTGAGACTGCGACGTTCCTCCCCCACTGGAAGTTGTCCATCACACCTGTGAGCATCTCTCATTCTCATCTGCGCTCATCTCAACCTTCAGTAATGGTTTAAAGTGGAGCTGTAATGATTTGTAAGGCGAGAGGCGACAAGGGCTTGCGGCAGAGTCGTCTCGGCGCACCCCATCGCTCCGCGAAGGCTCAGCGGACAGACGTCAGGAGGCAGAAGGATGGCGCAAGGCTTGACCAGGACAAGGCCACCCCGCCACTTAACAACCGAGCAAACGCACTCGGATTCAGTGAGCCGAAAGCACGTTGACGGCTTTGGGAACACAGATAACGGCAAACGACGACGGCGCGTCTAATATGAAATGGGAATTTAGTCACCGGGGAACTTTTCATCAATTGAAGGAGGCTTGACAGGATCACCTTTGTTGCATGCCATCCAATTGCATTTTAAGAGCAGTCAATGCGGACGGAatactcagaaaagcaaagaaagacaacaagcaaacaaatgaaGACTGACTCAACACAATTCACAAGGTGTTCATGGATCTGAAGTCTGAAATTGGAATTTCAAAGATGAAGTATCTATTTAAAGGTCTGAAAATGCACAATGCTGCTACTTATgtaacaaactaaaaaaaaattcttacaaATTGTAAAATTTGATTCAGTCATTATCCTTAAAGgtgttaaaaaactaaaaagagaatgtgtgaaaagaaaaatataacgTTTAAAATTAGGGGGGAAAACTAAAGTTGATTAAACGTGGAAtcgtttttaaaaatacatcaattgTGGGTAAAATTTAggaaaatactttaaaaaagttttgaaaatattttagaatatcTAAAAgacttttatgttgttttttatttttatttttaacaattttAGTTAGGATCGTCATCAGGCTTCTGGGGAGCTTGCTGATGACCTGATCACTTGAATCCTTTGTGTTGGaggaaacatgcaggatagtggccatcgaggaccggacttgggcagCCCTCATACagactaaaaaaatatattttcaaatgacattttaaggAAGAGAAATCAGACTTGTAAAACATCTAAAATGGGGACCATCCGATTTCAatgcgataaaaaaaaaaatttaagacgAAGAAAGATTGACAGTCAGGCTcacacgtttttttcccccagcgtaAAACAACAAAGCCGAAACATAACATCAGATATTTTTGTGCGGGCGCGCTGTCATCGCCGCGCTAGACAAACTAGGAGCAGCGAGAAGGGAGGCTCCGCCGCCTGACACTGTTTACACTGCTCACTCTGACAGAGTGCGCCTCCTCCGAGGCAGATGTGGCGCTGAAATAACAACGATCAATAATCCGCGCTGTCGAGTTATGCCGCTGGATGAATACGAATCACTTATCGTCTGAGGAGCGTGTTCGCTGGGTGGGAGAACGGCCCGCAACCTGTTTGCTGACGTGCTCGACATTTTTCGATCCCAAAACTCATTTTCATCCATCAAAGGAAAATTTAACGATAAtgcataatttattatttttatttttttaatgttctttaGGAGTGAGGAGCTGCTTACCTTCCTGCTCAAGGTGAAGCAGCAATGCTGCGGGTTGACGGAAACTATTCAAGAGATCGTCCGCCGTCTCCCCCTGCAGGCCTCCAAGGTACACTGCATGCTGGGCCACTTCATTCGGCGCGCATGCGTCATTGAATCGgtttcacaaaaacatggcgaTCCAGGTCACAAAACAGTAATTCCCCCTTCGTTGCAGGGATTACGTTAGAGCCGCccctgtaataaaaaaaaatgaatccgtGAGTGAGATACGCTCAATTTAAATGCAGCCTAGGGAAGCATTTATGGCACAGTCATATTTTTTTAGGGTCCTTAAACGCACTTGTAAAACTAtacacatttaaacacataTTGGGAGAGAGCAAGAGCAACAGACCAggccaaatatttcaaaaacagttcaaaataaataaataatagtagGCGTAACAACTCTggtcacacttacacacacaaaaaaggtatCAGATAGCAAAACATGAACCGTGATATTTCAAATTACTGTACCGAGAAAGACCGACCTGGCATTTGTCCATTAGTGAAATGGGAAGACAAGtactgttacaaaaaaaaatgccttgacAATAATTTGTCCCCCACTCGTCTTCTGAACATCACATGATAAACAGGTGAGCCACGATTGGTCTTAATTCAAGTGGCACATAGAACAAACCTATTGTCAAGAACTTTTttagacttgacttccccttaaaatgtaaatattgagTTTCCCCACATGGCGCAGAGTTCCAATTAGTTCATATCAGAAAGATTATTTACCCCGCTTTCAAACGTGTTTGTACAAATAAAGCCTTGAAGAAAATGCCACTCGTAACTCTGCTTAGTTTTAGGGCAATTGTGCTGCTTTTGTGTGCTAACGTGCGTCCGGGTCTAGCTGGTCTTCACACTGGACCACAAGAGGGAGGCCCAGGCCGTGTGCAGCCAATTGATGGTGCAGACCCAAGACCTGCAGACGGAAGTCAACTGCCTGCACAATCTGCTCTGCCAGGTCCGCAAAACTCTCCATACTGTATTTCAATGTTGACAAGCTCcggagtgtgcgtgtgcgtgtgtgtgtgtgtgtgttcggagCAGAGAGTCGAGCCTGACAGGAGCGAATGCTCACAGCCAATAAGTCAGCACCACTGTGACACAGCCCTGTCAGCACACAGAcactagggggtggggggtgagaggGGTGATGCAGGTTGTGGGGTGATGGAGTTTTGAGGGCTGATGGGTCCAGGTTGAGGGGTGAAAAGAGTTGAAGGAGCAGCACATAGACAAATCGCGGGGAGGGGGACTGTGGTTGCTCAGCCTTGTCAAGCAAGAATCTGATGACCGGTGGATCCTTACCTGctaagtgggggtggggggggggcatagcaGCATAGAGATGGGGGTCTTAGCCCAAGGTTCCGGGGCATACACTTCAATATAAGCAGTCGTTTGGGGTCAGTCCAGCTATCGATTTGACAGATCTTCTCCTGTCGAGCCCCAAGTGGACTAAAATCCAACGTGTTtctcacacacagatgaacgaGGACCCAAACTGTTGTCGCCTTCCTGCGCCCGCCGCCAGCGGCGATAGGACACCATCGCCCCGAGCGAGCGTCGCCGCGAGGATCCTGGGGGCTGCCCTCCTTCTCTTGTTCAGCTATCGCTATCTGCCCAAGTTAAGGAGCGGCTTCATGTCATTTTAAGCCGTCAGGCTCTTTCTTTTGTACGTTGGTACCAAGATGCCTTGTGAAGTTGAACACTTTTTGTAAGTTAAgaagttttagttttttggaacatgttgtgGCCTAGGGGAAGAATTGTTTTGCAAACAAATGTTCAGATTTGCAAGTTTTAGTTTTTAGGAGCATGGAAAAAAGATAGtgagaaagaaatgtcaagtgaACAGAATATTTGTCTCCTGAAATCCATACAGCCAaagaaacaacaataaaaaaggcaaaaagggtcaaatttgctgcttatttgacttttttgcagtttttttaattcgggGGCAGGAGGGGGGCAGCAAACAGGTTGGACTCATTCGTGACTTTCGCTCCTGGCAAATGATGGGAAAAATCCAATTTCCTCGTTAGTCTCCCAGTGATCAAAGATGGAGGAAATGCCGCATGACACTTTGAAGTGCACGTGACACATAATCTCATAGATGCTGCTTTGGGAGAATCGCCCGCTCTGATAACGCACTCGGCAGCAAAACATAAATaatgttttaaataataataataatttaaataatccGTTGGATTTTacagcacaaaaaaaccccaacatgtATCAATATTAATAATCAATTTACTGTAGAAGCGGTTGAATGGCAACTATACATGAATCCGTACTTATATAAACTAGACTTGGCCAACcagatttttattattcttttttaacCCAATGCAAAATTGGATATATTTGGCAgaattttatctatttattttttttaatgtgcaaggTGACTCTGGAAACATTCCAGAGTGGCGCCTTCCCTTTGCGCGCCACCCAAGCAGAAGGACGTGAGGACGCGCCAGTGTCTCCCGCCCCGCAGCAGCGCCGCCGCCTCTCATTTGCCACTCGCGCTCCCCGCGGGCGGACATGCTCCTTGCGCGCACGCAGCCGACATGAACGCCTTGGCGTGCGGACTATGTTGGTACGTGTGCGTGCTGAGTGTCGACGCGTCTTGGTGGTGAGTTGATCTCATAACGCCGCTCTTAAAATCGTGGCTGGGCTTTGCATGTCATTGCATTGGCAGGATGCCTTTGCACTTATCGCTCGTCAATCATTTTTCCTGACTTTCCAGGTTCTGCTTCTTGCGTTTGTCCCCATTCGCTGTATTTTTCCCCGCTCATATTTCTTCATAATTGCACTTGACAAAAAGTTATCGTACGTTCTTGCTTGCTCATTTTTCGTTTTCTGTGAAAGCCCTTAAGACGTCTTTACAAGTCCCAACCGGCCTCTTGGTGCGTTTTCCCCTTCACGGCAAACGTTTCAACACCTCTCGCGCAATAATCACGCACGTTGACTGTAGCCTCTCAATTATTTATTTCTGCATGGACAGGAGGCTAAGTACACAATTTAATCCCATTCTCACTTGTTTGAGCTCATTCTATAATCTTCAAAATAGCTACcggtgtatatatgtatataaaatcattattattaccggtgtattctttttattattgtacTAGTACAGTGGAACCACCAAAGTATGACATAGTCCTTACTTGGATGACTTTCAAgttcaaatgtatttgtgttCTTTCCAAttcaaaatatccatccatcatctaccgcttatccggggccgggtcgcgggggcaacagctttagcagggaagtccagacttccctctccctagctacttcttccagctctccccgggggatcccgagacgttcccaggccatctgggtgacatagtctcttcagcatgtcctgggtcttcctcggggtctcctcccggtgggacatgcccggaacacctcaccggggaggcgctcaggaggcatcccaatcagatgcccaagccacctcatctggctcctctcgatgtggaggagaagcggctcgactctgagcccctcccggatgaccgagcttctcaccttatctctaagggagagcccggacaccctgcggagaaaactcatttcggccgcttgtatccgggatctcgttctttcggtcacgacccatagctcgtgaccataggtgagggttgggacgtagatcgaccggtaaattgagagcttcgcccaattcaaaataatggaaaaataaatcaatccgaAGTCCATCCAGCCATTATACGAGCCGTTTTACCATCACGAGGGTGGTGGGTGAGCccgagcctatctcagccgtctttgggctgTAGGAGGGGGACAACACGTTCAATTGCaggtcacacacagacaaacaaccatttacgcACACAATCgaaccttgggacaatttagagcgttcaatcagcctgccatgcatgttttttttttaaatgcgggaAGTAACCGGAtgacccggagaaaatccacgcaggcacacggagaaaatgcaaactccacataggaacgCCGGGGCCGGATTCGAACTCtcgacctctgcactctgaagcgGACATGCTGGATagtctaataaataaataaatattttgtgtaTGATGAAGGATTTAACGAACACTTATGGTCtttatattatttgtctttgaacataaaagttgaaaataatgtttagaaaaatacatggatatttttgttgttgttgtatttttaaaactaaCGACACAGAAAAAAGACAGAGGAACTCAATACCTTGGGTCTTCCTTGTTATTGAAAAGTATTTACAGGTATTTATCTTTGAAATGTTTACCTTTTGAGACGAGCCGGTGCAGCGAGTGACCGTTTCCTTCCCACGCAGGTACATGAGCAGTCTGGGCTCCCGCGTGATGTGCGACAACATCCCGGGTCTCGTCAGCGAGCAGCGCCAGCTGTGCCGCCAGCATCCTCGAGTGATGCAAGCCATCGGCGCCGGCGTGCAGGACTGGATCGCCGAGTGCCAGCACCAGTTTCGCAACCACCGCTGGAACTGCAACATCGTGGCGCGGGACCACAGCCTCTTTGGACGACTGCTGCTCCGCGGTGAGGCCGGCACGGGACCTGATTGGGTCTTGAGTCCTTTTGCGTGCGAGTGTGCGTGTGAGGTGACGATGCCAAGTGGGTATTTCAAACCACAATCTGTTCTCGGTTACCTTCAGTGGATGAATAAAGCGGTGAAACGAATGACTTCAAGCGCAGGAGACGCTGACGGTGTGACGCTCGCTCCCCCTCCAGGCAGCCGCGAGGTGGCCTTCATCTACGCCATCTCGTCGGCGGGCGTGGTGCACACGCTGGCGCGGGCGTGCAGCCGCGGCGAGCTGGACTCGTGCTCCTGCGACCCGCGCAAGACGGGCACTTGGCGCGACCGGGCCGGCGCCTTCGACTGGGGAGGCTGCAGCGACCACGTGGAGCACGCCGCCCGCTTCGGACACGCCTTCGTGGATGCCAAGGAGAGGAAGGAGCCCGATGCGCGCGCCCTCATCAACCTCCACAACAACAGGGCCGGACGCAAGGTTCTCTTCTGTACTTGGGTGTCACCTTTTGTTTGGGAGATTGAAGCAAAAAATTTCACTTGTGGATGAGGAACGACACCGGTCGACACATTTGTAccaaatcagagatgcaagaaAACTTTGAGAGGATTTGGATCTGCCTCTTGTCGGGTAGtcataaaaaataatgaaattcaATCTGGAttttaaacatgcatggcaggctgattgaacgcactaaattgtcccgaggtgtgagcgtgagcacggatggttgtttatcactttgtcccctgcgattggctggcaaccggttcaagggtgtcccccgccgagtgcccgaagacaactgggacaggctccagcacgctccgcaagccttgtgaggataaagtggttcagaaaatggatggatgaatatatatgtatacaccgtattttccggactataagtcgcagtttttttcccccatagtgtggccgggggtgcgatttatactctggagcgatttatgtgtgaaattattaacacatggttatgtcatttcacattaaaccacaagagggcgctctcggcccgtgttgataaatcgaggatgagtctgacgtaagcgacgtagaagaggaagcggcgcatCGTCTACCTCCTGAGTTGGggcagttgtttaaaagtgacacagaggatcaAGATTTCATAggatttcgtgatttggagtgaaactgatagtttggtaaacttgtaagcatgttctttatgttaGAGttgtctgaataactcttaatatgttacgtcgtCACTGACATgaccaggcatgtcagtcatgtaacgttagtataccgtacacttattcagcctgttgttctccattttattttgattttcaattgccTTTAAAGATGACATGTACCGGCATGTTTTTcgtgttggattttatccaataaatttccccccaaaaatgcgacttatactccagtgcgaattatgtttgttttgttttttttccccccttcttaaTTATgaattttttggctggtgcgacttagagtcagagtcgagccgcttctcctccacattgagaggagccagatgaggtggcttgggcatctgattcggatgcctcctgagcgcctccctggtgaggtgttccgggcatgtcccaccgggaggagaccccgaggaagacccaggacacgctggagagactatgtcatccagctggcctgggaacgactcgggatcccccggggagagctggaagaagtagctagggtgagggaagtctgggctgggctgctaaagctgttgcccccgcgacccggccccggataagcggtagatgatggatggatggatggatggacttataATCGGGAGCaccgtataatccgaaaaatacggtatatatgacAAGGCGGTGTGACATATAACTTATCGATTTTGCACATCCTTTAGGCGGTGAAGCGTCTCCTAAGCTTGGAGTGCAAGTGCCACGGCGTGAGCGGCTCGTGCAGCGCACGCACCTGCTGGCTGGCAATGGCCGACTTCCGCCGCACCGGCGACGAACTCCGCCGCAAATATGAGCGCGCCGTCCACGTGGCCGTCAACCAGTACGGAGCGGCTCTGACGACACTGAGCGCGGCGGGAAGACGCACGGCACCGGGGAAGAACCAGCTAGTCTACTCGGACGAATCTCCCGACTTTTGCGTGCATGATCACGACACAGGTACGAATTCAAACACCAACGCTGATACTAATTTGCCCGCCCACCCATAAGGAGACGTTTCCATGCCAACCGTGACACGCATCTCCCTGGCAGGCTCCGTAGGTACGGGTGGCCGGCGGTGCAACGTGACGTCTCGGGGAGCGGACGGCTGCTCGGTCATGTGCTGCGGGCGAGGCTACGACACAGCGCGGGTGAGCCGCAGTGCCAAATGTGAATGCAAATTCCACTGGTGCTGCGTCGTGCGCTGCAGAGACTGCCGCCAGGTGGTGGACGTGCGCACTTGCAAGGACCACAGGTGACCGTCACCCTCAGCGAAATGGTGAACTCGTTAAATACGGTTATAAAAAGttgacacacccctgttcaagtgCGACATTTTTGTAGAATGATATATGAGCCCAAGATAAAAAATTGCAGACCTCTTGCCACCTTTTTATGTGACTTGTCACCTGCACATCTTAGGgggtcaggaaaagcctactagaccAGCTGAACTTTGGCCTGAACCAGAGAGCACTTTAACGTTGCGCTGACCCCCACTAAATGAGTTGGAATGTTATTGGTTGTTCTAAACAGCTGCGGCTACgtttataagagggtgtgcacagtTGTGCAACCCCCCATTGGTTTCTTTTTACCTTTCTTTCTAAGAATTTTTCACAACACTTAAAaggttataggtcacattaataGGAGAAAAAGATTCTAaattatgtctttttttaaaatcataaaaacaggggtgtgtagacttttaatATCCACTGTAGGTTGCTATTTAGTGGATTTGGAGTGATTCCTAATCGTGATATGTGAACTACTTATTCCTACAAACATGTTGCGATATTTGCTGATGCCCTCACCCAAATATGGTCACACGAGCCTTTACATTctcaatgtcatttttgttaccttcatttcgtttttttaaattcctaaaCTTGGGGAattcaaaaagtatttattcatttttttatttattgttttattcctCCTTCCGTTTGAAATCattgtcagttttgtttttttctacacaagtatctgtacttctaattaaaaaatgtgactaCTTTTTCCACTCGTCTTTCAGTCGCTAGAGACTTGATGGGAGAACTTTACTTTGTACTTGTGCTGCGTCACCTAAGCAATGTCAAGTGTTTCGAGTTCCCGAAGGTAGAAAAGCGCTACGCAAGTGACAGCCCTGTACCTGCTCTGCAACCAGTGgagccgccccctgctggccagTTTAGGAAACGCTCACCTTGTAAGCAGACTTGACCCGAGTGTTGTGTCGCCGCCTAGT is a window from the Hippocampus zosterae strain Florida chromosome 3, ASM2543408v3, whole genome shotgun sequence genome containing:
- the wnt2 gene encoding protein Wnt-2 isoform X1 → MNALACGLCWYVCVLSVDASWWYMSSLGSRVMCDNIPGLVSEQRQLCRQHPRVMQAIGAGVQDWIAECQHQFRNHRWNCNIVARDHSLFGRLLLRGEAGTGPDWVLSPFACECACEVTMPSGYFKPQSVLGYLQWMNKAVKRMTSSAGDADGVTLAPPPGSREVAFIYAISSAGVVHTLARACSRGELDSCSCDPRKTGTWRDRAGAFDWGGCSDHVEHAARFGHAFVDAKERKEPDARALINLHNNRAGRKAVKRLLSLECKCHGVSGSCSARTCWLAMADFRRTGDELRRKYERAVHVAVNQYGAALTTLSAAGRRTAPGKNQLVYSDESPDFCVHDHDTGSVGTGGRRCNVTSRGADGCSVMCCGRGYDTARVSRSAKCECKFHWCCVVRCRDCRQVVDVRTCKDHR
- the wnt2 gene encoding protein Wnt-2 isoform X2, which gives rise to MNALACGLCWYVCVLSVDASWWYMSSLGSRVMCDNIPGLVSEQRQLCRQHPRVMQAIGAGVQDWIAECQHQFRNHRWNCNIVARDHSLFGRLLLRGSREVAFIYAISSAGVVHTLARACSRGELDSCSCDPRKTGTWRDRAGAFDWGGCSDHVEHAARFGHAFVDAKERKEPDARALINLHNNRAGRKAVKRLLSLECKCHGVSGSCSARTCWLAMADFRRTGDELRRKYERAVHVAVNQYGAALTTLSAAGRRTAPGKNQLVYSDESPDFCVHDHDTGSVGTGGRRCNVTSRGADGCSVMCCGRGYDTARVSRSAKCECKFHWCCVVRCRDCRQVVDVRTCKDHR